The genomic segment AGAATACGAGCCGGCGATAGCCTTCCATCCCGTTGCCGACCGGGCCGAACAGACGTCCGTCGTCCCCCAGGTTAAGCGGGACGACGGAGTCGGCCCGCTGGTATACGGGGATTTGCCCGATGCCCGCCTCCCGCTCCAGCATCGCGCCGCCCGATACGGTCTCCCCGCTGAAAAAATCCATCCAGTCGCCCTTTGGCAGATACAAGCGCTTGCTTGTCGCTCCCTCCTCCAGCACCGGGGCGACGAGCAGCGACTCGCCGAACATATACTGCTCCCATATCCGCGCGCACGCCGGATCTTCAGGATGGCTCAGGAACATTGCGCGCATCATCGGCAGGCCGGTCGCGCTGCTCGCGAGCGCCTGCTCGTAGCAGTAAGGCACCAGGTTCATGCGCAAGTCCATATACCGTTTGAATTGGATCAGCGCGAGCCTCGACCCGGTGCGCTCGGCGACGTTCCAGGGCGTCCGGTCGTACGTTTTTTTCTCCATCGATTCCGAGTGAAGCTGGACGATCGGACAGAAGACGGACATCTGCGTCGAACGAATATAGAGCTCCGCATTCGGGATCTCCCCGCTGAAGTTGCCCAGATCCCAGCCCCAGAAAGGGATGCCCGACAGACCCGCGCTAAGGCCTGCGCGCACGGCATCCCGGAAGGCAGGAAAGGTCGACAGATCGTCTCCCGCCCAGTGAACCGGCAGCCGCTGCGCCCCCTGGCAGCCTGCCCGGCTGAACGTGACGCCCCCGCCCGGCCGGTCCGCGACCGATCGGTAATACGCTTCGGCGAAGGCGTTGGGGTACGCGTTGCGCATCTCTTCCTCGGTCTTGCCGTTCGCGAACAGCAGCCCCTCGTCGAGGATGCATTCGCCCCCGTCGGTCTTGTAGCCGTCGATGCCGATCTCCGATACGAGATATTCGCGCTTCTCCATCCACCAGTCCCGTGCCTTGGGATTCGTGAAGTCCGGCAGCAGGCTGTGCCCGAACCAATAAAAGTGGCTGCGGTACGGGCGCCCGTCCCGGTAGCGGACATGGTAGTCCCTCTCGAGCATCGTCCGTTCGTCGGCATCCCGCTGCGCGTTGCTCACGCTGCCGAAGTACATCTGGTACGGCGCCTGCCAGAGCAGGACGCGTACGCCCGCTTCGTGCAGCTCCCGCACCATCCGCTTCGGGTCGGGCCACTTGCCCGCCGGGTCGAACGCGAAGTCCGCGTAGCGGAACGCCTCCTCGCCCGACTTCACTTCGTACTGCGCGCCGTTAAAAATATAAAACGTCGCCTCGTCGCTCCACTGCTCGAGGATGATCGCCCCGACCGGCACGCCGTGCGTCTTCGCCAGCGCGAACTGCTCGCGGACGTCTCGCTCGCTGTCCCAGCTGTTGCTGGAGATCCACAGTCCGAAGCACCACTTGGGCGGCAGCGCCGGCATGCCGGTCAAGCCGGCGTATTCGCGCAGCGTCTCCCCCGGTCCGCCGTCGAACAGGTACATCGACAGCTGCTCGGCGCCTTCGGGCCATCCGACCTCCGCCTCCGTCCGATCCGGCTTGCGGGAACCGAATCTCAGCTTCACCGCCGCGGTCGTATCGGCGTAAAAACCGTAGCCGGCCGAGCTGACGAACATCGGGACGGGCAGATACGTTTTGAGCCCGTGGTTTTTGTATTTGTTGTAGACGCTGCAGTCGACCTCGCGTCCGCTTAGCTCCAGATGGGAGAAGCGCTCGCCCGTGCCGAAGAAGGATTCGTCTCCCTGCTTCGCAAACCCGATCCGCAGCTTGCGCGCCCGTCCGTCTCTGCCGGCCAGCAGCGCGATGTCGGCCCATTCGCCGTCCGCCGCGCCGCCGAACAGACGGGCAAGGCTTCCCAGGCTACGCGCCAGCGTATCCGTCGTCCCGCCATCCGGCTTGGCGGAATCCTTGGCCGCCGTCTCCGCCGTATCCGCCGCATCCGCCTCATCCGCATCGATCCAGCTGGCGGCCGCCTCCCCGGCGATCGTTTCTTCGGCCAGCGCGAACGACAAGCGGACCGACCATGCGCTATGACGCTTTATGCGCAGACAGGGGATACCGCGGAGGCTGCCGGCGCGTTCGAACAGAACGAGCAGCCCGGCCGCGTCTTCGCGCACATCTGTCATGCGCAGCCGGTGCCAGCGCAGCACGTCGAAGCCGTAGCTGCCAGAGCGCGCGATCTCGTTGTCGAACCGCGCCTCGAATTCGTAATTGACCCTCCTTCCATCCTGGAATGAACCGATGCTAGCCTCCCAGTATCGTTCGCCGTCGGGCGAAGCCGCGAGCCGCATCGGGTATTCCTGCGGTGCCTCGCCTTCGACATGACGGATTACGCATACATGCTGGTCGGCGTGAAAAGGAATCGTATGCGCCCGGATCCATACTGGCTCGCCCGCCTCGGGATGTCGGGGATCGCGCTCGTAGTTTCGGCTGCTGTAAGGATCGTTTTCGCCAACCGGCTTGTGGAATACGATCGTCCCCCGCTTTTTGCGCATAGGGGCGCTCAGGCGGCATTTCACGATGCTTAGCAGGGCATCCGCGAGATCGGAACGCTCAGGCTCGCTCTTCCGCAGCGTCGCCGCGCTTTGGAGCATTCGCCGTGCGTACGCCTCGTACCCGGCTTCGGCGTAGTACCAGGCAAGCAGCAGCGTAAGGTCTGCCCGCTCCGTCTCTTCGGCGGGATAACGCCGTCTCGAGAAGGAGACGCCATGACCCGACAGCCTTTTCTCCAGCGTATGGATCGTACGCTCCAGATACAGATCGTCCATCCGGACAAGCTTGAACGGCACCGCGATCAGCGCAATATCACCCATGTCTCCGATCATGGCCGGATCGCCTTTGAGTCCAACGTATTCCCCCTCCCGCAGCGCGTATATAAATGCGTACATGCGCATCTCGGCTAACAACGGCTCCAGATCCGCATCCTCCGCATAAGGCCGAATGGCATCGATCGCGCCGTACATGACGGCAATATTCGCCGTGAAGATCCCGACCAGCTTCCGCAATAGCCAGTGCCTGCCCTCCTTGTCCCATCCGCTCCGGATGCGATCGATGCAGAGGCGCACCGCAGCCGGCGGATAGGCTTCTTCGTCGTGCCGCCCCTCCGCGGCGCGGCACGCGCCGGCGCACCAGAGCCACAACGCCAGATCGACC from the Cohnella hashimotonis genome contains:
- a CDS encoding TIM-barrel domain-containing protein; the protein is MNETMVGLGGQAFACYAWLLEGRIAEAKRWVRELSGDIGGGVNDTVDLALWLWCAGACRAAEGRHDEEAYPPAAVRLCIDRIRSGWDKEGRHWLLRKLVGIFTANIAVMYGAIDAIRPYAEDADLEPLLAEMRMYAFIYALREGEYVGLKGDPAMIGDMGDIALIAVPFKLVRMDDLYLERTIHTLEKRLSGHGVSFSRRRYPAEETERADLTLLLAWYYAEAGYEAYARRMLQSAATLRKSEPERSDLADALLSIVKCRLSAPMRKKRGTIVFHKPVGENDPYSSRNYERDPRHPEAGEPVWIRAHTIPFHADQHVCVIRHVEGEAPQEYPMRLAASPDGERYWEASIGSFQDGRRVNYEFEARFDNEIARSGSYGFDVLRWHRLRMTDVREDAAGLLVLFERAGSLRGIPCLRIKRHSAWSVRLSFALAEETIAGEAAASWIDADEADAADTAETAAKDSAKPDGGTTDTLARSLGSLARLFGGAADGEWADIALLAGRDGRARKLRIGFAKQGDESFFGTGERFSHLELSGREVDCSVYNKYKNHGLKTYLPVPMFVSSAGYGFYADTTAAVKLRFGSRKPDRTEAEVGWPEGAEQLSMYLFDGGPGETLREYAGLTGMPALPPKWCFGLWISSNSWDSERDVREQFALAKTHGVPVGAIILEQWSDEATFYIFNGAQYEVKSGEEAFRYADFAFDPAGKWPDPKRMVRELHEAGVRVLLWQAPYQMYFGSVSNAQRDADERTMLERDYHVRYRDGRPYRSHFYWFGHSLLPDFTNPKARDWWMEKREYLVSEIGIDGYKTDGGECILDEGLLFANGKTEEEMRNAYPNAFAEAYYRSVADRPGGGVTFSRAGCQGAQRLPVHWAGDDLSTFPAFRDAVRAGLSAGLSGIPFWGWDLGNFSGEIPNAELYIRSTQMSVFCPIVQLHSESMEKKTYDRTPWNVAERTGSRLALIQFKRYMDLRMNLVPYCYEQALASSATGLPMMRAMFLSHPEDPACARIWEQYMFGESLLVAPVLEEGATSKRLYLPKGDWMDFFSGETVSGGAMLEREAGIGQIPVYQRADSVVPLNLGDDGRLFGPVGNGMEGYRRLVFWVHLTDRLQYRFADDLGNEVCLEAALEGDKLSIRAEGAYGAGIVVVLNRIPGIGSGDVIVTGSVLVELLFNDGTLIKDEEDAG